A genomic window from Silene latifolia isolate original U9 population chromosome 11, ASM4854445v1, whole genome shotgun sequence includes:
- the LOC141614496 gene encoding uncharacterized protein LOC141614496: protein MGLGKAIWEHRNKVTFDNISVEPELVVRRARDVINEEVGDSKGVARGTTAAGRSKGGDREEGGWKVARPGYVKINIDAGAKEGEGVTMGVVCRDSNGDVMWGVSTGREQQWEVPVAEACAVLDGLEEAVQRGIQNVEIESDCLQVIEVLKDRKTGRSGFAHLIEDILDCSTKFQSVIWSHVSRNNNCVAHALAHCFPCVSGKVVWDDDLPSSANSAVRFDKLLIE from the exons ATGGGTTTGGGAAAG GCTATCTGGGAACACCGCAACAAAGTCACTTTTGATAATATTTCGGTCGAACCTGAGCTAGTTGTGAGAAGGGCTAGAGATGTGATTAATGAGGAGGTGGGGGACAGTAAGGGGGTGGCACGGGGTACAACTGCTGCGGGAAGGTCGAAGGGTGGGGATAGGGAGGAAGGAGGGTGGAAGGTAGCGCGGCCTGGTTATGTTAAAATCAATATTGATGCAGGGGCAAAGGAGGGAGAGGGAGTGACTATGGGTGTAGTGTGTCGAGACTCAAATGGGGATGTGATGTGGGGCGTGTCAACGGGTCGGGAGCAACAATGGGAGGTTCCCGTGGCTGAGGCGTGTGCAGTGCTTGATGGGTTGGAGGAGGCGGTGCAGCGGGGGATCCAAAACGTTGAAATTGAGAGCGATTGTCTACAAGTTATTGAAGTTCTTAAAGACAGGAAGACGGGACGAAGTGGATTCGCGCATTTGATCGAAGACATTCTTGATTGTAGTACTAAGTTTCAGTCGGTCATTTGGTCACATGTGTCTCGTAACAATAACTGTGTAGCTCATGCTTTAGCTCATTGTTTCCCTTGTGTTTCGGGTAAAGTTGTATGGGATGATGATTTACCATCGTCTGCAAACTCTGCTGTTCGTTTTGATAAGTTATTAATCGAGTAA
- the LOC141614497 gene encoding uncharacterized protein LOC141614497 — protein sequence MVNGDEDANARCDREIAVLLENFHSQATVLEELRDLVLKDRSSKSPPRHYEEPRRNVDDLKVNELPEFNGGTDPENYLEWERKIERIFEFKDLNDEKCCKYAILKLVRNASLWYENLKIQRARENKEKINSWMTLKRKLRKRYVPKNYKQDLYRRAADLVQGSLSVHEYISEFEKVIMMCDVNELEEQKMARFMRGLNRPIANVVDMYPYVSFDDLCSLSLKVEKQQKTARTASFGTKSTTWSKNEGTSKFGGSGSSSKPQLPPKPEAGSSHAKGKERDLSKIRCFKCQGFGHYQSECPNKRIVTLRDAIEIRDEIYEELEEKEEKVETDEEIETEGFEAPIGGESLVIRRSLHAKLEPIDTEQREQLFHTRCLVKGKWCNVIIDGGSCTNVASTEMVNKLSLNTHNHPKPYKLHWLNDGNEVKVTKQTLVNFAMGSYEDEILCDVVPMDACHLLLGRPWQSDRDVTHRGRSNVYSLLVGGKKIELKPMSPKDIRTTMSKSKKPGLITIASAKDFDRELNKGGQVFAIFVKEGENEKNSSLEVQPLLQPLMEKFHDVFPEDLPPGLPPMRGIEHQIDLIPGAALPNKAPYRCNPDETKELQRQIEELMERGYVRESLSPCATALLVPKKDGTWRMCIDSRASTILLSNIVFLFLNWMICLMNYMGRIIFSKIDLRSWLSPNQNA from the coding sequence ATGGTGAACGGTGACGAAGATGCAAATGCAAGGTGTGATAGGGAGATTGCTGTCCTTCTTGAAAACTTCCATTCGCAAGCTACAGTTTTAGAAGAATTgcgagacttggtcctcaaggaTCGTAGTAGTAAATCACCTCCGCGACATTACGAAGAACCAAGGCGCAATGTCGATGATCTCAAAGTAAATGAATTGCCAGAATTCAATGGAGGAACAGATCCGGAAAATTATTTGGAGTGGGAACGTAAGATTGAACGTATATTTGAATTTAAAGATCTCAACGATGAAAAATGCTGCAAGTATGCTATCTTAAAGCTTGTGAGAAATGCATCACTTTGGTATGAGAATTTAAAAATTCAAAGAGCAcgtgaaaacaaagaaaagataaATTCTTGGATGACCTTGAAACGCAAATTGCGTAAAAGGTATGTTCCAAAAAATTACAAACAAGATCTTTATCGAAGGGCCGCTGATTTGGTTCAAGGATCTTTAAGTGTGCATGAATACATTTCtgaatttgagaaagttattatGATGTGTGATGTGAATGAACTAGAAGAACAAAAGATGGCACGATTTATGAGAGGCTTAAATCGACCTATTGCAAATGTAGTCGATATGTATCCATATGTTTCTTTTGATGATCTATGTTCATTATCTCTTAAAGTTGAGAAACAACAAAAGACTGCTCGTACCGCTTCATTTGGTACTAAAAGCACAACTTGGAGTAAGAATGAAGGTACGTCAAAATTTGGAGGTTCTGGCTCGAGTTCTAAACCTCAATTACCACCCAAACCAGAAGCTGGTAGTTCACATGCAAAAGGTAAAGAGCGTGACTTGAGTAAAATTCGTTGTTTTAAATGTCAAGGCTTTGGTCACTATCAAAGCGAGTGCCCAAACAAACGTATTGTTACTTTACGTGATGCAATTGAAATAAGGGATGAGATAtatgaagaattagaagaaaaggaagaaaaagttGAAACAGATGAGGAAATTGAAACTGAGGGATTTGAGGCTCCTATTGGAGGGGAGTCTTTAGTAATTCGACGCTCTTTACATGCCAAACTTGAACCTATTGATACTGAACAAAGGGAACAACTTTTTCACACTCGATGTCTTGTAAAAGGTAAATGGTGTAATGTGATAATTGATGGGGGAAGCTGCACAAATGTTGCTTCAACTGAAATGGTGAACAAGCTATCTTTGAACACTCATAATCATCCTAAACCTTATAAACTTCATTGGTTGAATGATGGTAATGAGGTAAAAGTAACAAAACAAACTCTTGTGAATTTTGCTATGGGTTCTTACGAAGATGAAATATTGTGTGATGTGGTgcctatggatgcttgtcatctcTTATTAGGTCGTCCTTGGCAATCTGACCGTGATGTCACTCACAGGGGACGCTCTAATGTGTATTCCTTATTGGTTGGTGGTAAGAAAATCGAATTGAAACCTATGTCTCCTAAGGACATAAGAACCACTATGAGTAAGAGTAAAAAACCAGGCTTAATAACAATTGCAAGTGCTAAAGATTTTGACAGGGAATTGAATAAAGGAGGTCAAGTTTTCGCTATTTTTGTCAAAGAGggagaaaatgaaaaaaatagtTCTTTGGAGGTTCAACCTTTACTCCAACCCCTGATGGAGAAATTTCATGATGTATTTCCGGAGGATCTACCACCAGGCCTTCCACCAATGAGAGGAATTGAGCATCAAATTGATTTGATTCCCGGTGCTGCATTACCTAACAAAGCACCTTATAGATGCAATCCCGATGAGACAAAGGAGTTACAAAGGCAAATTGAGGAACTTATGGAGCGTGGTTATGTGCGAGAAAGTTTAAGTCCGTGTGCGACTGCACTTCTTGTTCCAAAGAAAGACGGGAcgtggcgtatgtgtattgatagTAGAGCATCAACAATATTACTATCAAATATCGTTTTCCTATTCCTCAATTGGATGATATGCTTGATGAATTACATGGGTCGGATTatattttccaagattgatttgcgATCTTGGCTATCACCAAATCAGAATGCGTGA